TGAGTTCGAGGAGTTCTCCGGGCCGAGCAAGCGAGGGCCGACCGCTACGAACGCCACCGGTTGTACACGAGCGTCCCCGCCCCGCCCAGCACCGCGACGACGCCGACTCCCGCGGCGACGAGGCCGAGCAACAGCCCGTCGGGGAAGTTGAAGTCGTCCGTATGCGACGTGACCTCGACGGCGTAGTACGTCCCGTCGCGCTCGACGATCGGGGCGTCCGGCACGGGCTCGTCGCTCCACGGCCGGTAGTCGTACGCCTCCTCGGAGACGGTCGCGTTGCGGATCTTCCGGAAGGTGCGCCGCTCGGCGGGCGGGAGCGCGCTGTAGTTCGCGATCAACCGCTCACGGACGGCGGCAGCGATCTCGGAGTCGTTCGCGACCGTCGTCGTCAGTTCGCCGTCCGCGAGGCTGAACGCGTGGTAGGTGTCGAACTCGGCCGTCAGGAACGTGTAGTTCCGGTCGAGCCGCCGAACGTCGGCAGCGACGGCGTCCGACTCGACGGACGCTTCGCCGTCGCTCATCGCGGTTTCGAGCGCCTCGCGGGTCTCGTTGGGCGCGCGGTACTCCTCGCGAACGTGGCGGTACTGGAAGCTCGACGGCCGGAACGTGAGGTCCGCAGCGTACCGGTCCGCCAGCACCGTGTCGTTCGAGGCGTCGATCTCGGCGGCGGAGTAGCCCGCGGAGCTTCGGTACCGTTCCTCGCCGCCGAGGTCGTCGAGCGCGAACGCGTACGCCGGCCCGGGAACCAACAGGAGGCCGACGAGGACGACCGCGACGGCGACGCGATCGGAGGGCATCGTCGGCGGTGGGCCCGAGCGCGGTAAATGTCTTGTCGTGGGAACCCACCACGACCGCTAAGTCCCCGCCGGCCGTCGATCCCCCGTGCGCGCGTCCCGCGACCGATCCGGGAGTGACGGCGGTCACGCCGCCGCCACCGGCGATGACGGGGGCGACGGCGGCGACGGTACCGGCGCCGGTGTCGATGCCGACGCCGGCGCTGACGGTGGCGATGGCGATGGCGATGGCGATGGTGCCGACGGTGGCGATGGCGATGGCGACGGTGCCGACGGTGGCAATGGCGGGTCCCGCCGCGCCGTCGCGGTCGTGATCGCCGTCGTCTTCCTCGACCTGCTCGGCTTCGGCGTCGTCATCCCGATCCTCCCGTTCTACGTCCGGTCGTTCGGCGTCAGCGACGTGTTCATCGGGCTCATCGCAGCCGCCTACTCGCTGGCGCAGTTCCTCGCGGCGCCGACGCTCGGCCGGATCTCCGACGAGCGGGGTCGCCGCCCGGTGATCGCCTTCTCGGTCGCGATGGCGGGCGTCGCCTGGCTCGTCTTCGGCTTCGCCACCGAGGTCGGCGCCGTCGCCGGCACTGCGGCCGCCGTCGCGACCCTCCTCCTGTCGCGGACGCTCGCCGGCGCCGCCGGCGGCAACATCTCCGCCGCACAGGCGTACATCGCCGACGTGACTCCCCGCGACCGGCGGGCCGGCGCGCTCGGGCTCGTCGGCGCCGCCTTCTCGCTGGGGTTCGTGTTCGGCCCCGCGCTCGGCGGCCTCGCCGCCAGCGGGGAGGTCGTCGCGGCCGCGGACGCGCTCCTCCCGGCGTTCGTCCCGACGACGCGGTTCACGCTCCCGAGCTTCCTCGCCGCGGGGCTGTCCTTCCTCGCCGCGGGCGCGGCCGTGCTCGTGTTGCGCGAGCCCGAGCGGACCCGGACCCCGAACGCGCCGCGTCGGTCGCTGGTCGCACAGTTCCGCGATGCGTTGTCCGACGACGCGTTGCGGCCGCTGGTGGGCTCCTACTTCGTCGCGAGCGTCGCCTTCGCGGGCATCCAGGTGATGTTCATCCCCTTCGCCGCGGACTTCTACGGCTACGACGCGACCGCGGCGGCCGTCTTCCTCACCTACATCGGCGTCCTCGGGACGATCAATCAGGGCGCGCTCGTGGGCCCGCTGGAGCGCCGACTCGGCGCGGTCCGGCTGGCGGGGATCGGCGGGAGCGCGCTCGCGGCGTCGCTGGCGTTGCTCCCGTTCACCCCCCTGATCGGCGCGGCGCTCCCGCTCGCGGGCGACCCCGGGAGCGGACTGCTGTCGGGGGCGCTGGTGACCGGACCGACCGTCGCGCTGTTCGCCGTCGGCGCGCTGCTGTCGTTCGGCAACGGCGCCTTGAACGTCTCGCTGTCGACGCTCGTCTCCGAGCGCGCCAGCGACGAGACCCAGGGGGCGGCCTTCGGCGTCACGCAGGGCGCCGGGAGCCTCGGGCGGACCGTCGGCCCGCCGGCCGCCGCCGCGGCGTACGTGCTGGCGTACTGGTCGCCGTTCGTCGCCGGCGCCGTGCTGCTGGTTCCGGTGGTGTGGGTGCTGGCCCGCGGCGCGGCGACCGAGTCCACGGGGGCGTGGTGAGTAGCGGACCGGACACCGGGCACGGTCGACTCGACGCGCTCCACGAACCCTCCGACGCGCACCACGGCCGGCCCGACTCGAACCACAGCCGGCCGGGAACGTCCCCGGGGGTATTAGCCGGCGGGGCGCGAGTGGCCGGTATGCACACGGGGCGTCCCTCCACCCCGAAGCGGACGGTGAGTCGATCCTTGAGCGCGCTCGCTGCGGCCGTCGCGGTCGGATCCGCCCTCGCGTTCCCGTCGGCGCGGGCGGTGGTCGACCCCTTCGCGGCGCTACTGGCGGTCGGGGCGGTCGCCGCCGCGGTCGTCGGGGCCGGCGCCGCGTGGACGGACCGCGGCTGGCTGTTGTGGCGCGCGGCGGCGGCGGCGAGCGCGGTCGCGGCCGTCGCCGCGGCGACCGTCGGCTTCGCGTTCGCGCCCGCGGCCGCCTGTCTCGCGAGCGCCGCGCTCGTCGGCGGGTGTGGCGATCGGACGGGCGACGCGGGTCGGGCCGGGCCGTCCGGATCGAACCCGGTCGCTCGGGAACGCGACCGAGGATGAGTTTCGGGTGACTCCCGCGTCGGCTATCGAACAGAGTCGACGGCCTCCGGCACGTCCGCGGGACCCTCGACGTGGACCGCCTCCCAGCCGTGCTCGCGGGCGCCCGCCACGTCCGCGTCCTCGCCGTCGCCGATCATCACCCGGCGGGTCGCGTCGATCGCCGCCTCGGCGCGCTCGAACGGCGCGGGGTCGGGCTTGTGCGCGCCCGCCTCGTCGCTGACGACGGTCGCGTCGACGTACTCCGCGAGGCCGGCCGCGCGGAGCTTCCCCCGTTGCCAGTCGCTCACGCCGTTCGTGCAGACGCCGACGGCGACGCCCTCCTCGCCCGAGAGCCCCGCGAGCGTCTCCCGGACGGCGGGGGGCGCCGGCATCGTGTCGTACTCGGCGTCCCGCAGCGCCGCGACGAACGCGGCCGGGTCCGCGTCACTGCCGACCGCCGCGAGCCCGGCGGCGGCCGCGCGGCGGTACGGCTCGGGATCGAGCGCGTCGAGGTGCTCGAAGAACGCGTCGTCGTAGACCTCACGGAAGTCGCCGACGGCGTCGACGCCGACGGCGCCGCAGGCGCGCGCCACGACCCTGCCGTACTCGGGAAACCGCAGGAGCGTGCCGTCGAGGTCGAACCAGATGGCGGTGTCGACGGTCACGGGAGCGTTCGGTGAGCGGTGTTCGTTCCGCGGGGCGTCAGTCGCTCTGGATGCGCGGCGCGAGCATATACGTGACCTGTCCCATGCCCTCGCCGAACTCGTAGTGCAGCTTCACCGGGAACTCCTCGCCGAGTTCGACGCGGACCTCCGCGTCCTTCGGGATGGCCTTGTTCATGTCCTTGAGGTAATCGAGGCTGAACAGCGAGTCGGCCGGGCCGGCCTGCAGGTCGATGAGGTCCTCGCGGTCGAGCCGGAGGTCCACGTCGTCGGTGTCGCCCTCCGCCTCGATGAAGAACGCCTCCTCGCCCTCGTCGACGCGCAGGCGGATGTGGTCCGACACCATGTCGGCGGCGGTGATCCCGCGGGCGATCTGGGCGCCCTCGACGACGATCTCCGCCGGGAGGTCCAGGTCCGGGATGTCCGGCTCCTGGCGGATCGAGTCGGGGTCGATGAGCGCGAGCGTGTAGCTCAGGCCGTCGATCTGGATGTGGAGCTTGCGGGTCTCCTCGTCGAGTTCCAGCTGGACGAGGTCGCCGGAGTTCGCCATCCCGGCGATGTCCTCCAGGCGGTTGAGGTTGACCCCGATGACCCCTCCGTCGGCCTCGTAGGATTCGAACGCGGCGGCCTCGAGCGTGAGATCGACCATGCCGACGTTGGCCGGGTCGACGGCGCGGATCGCGAGTTCGTCCTCGTTGAGCCGGATCTTGCACTCGTCGACCAGCACGCTCACCGAGTCGAGCGCGTCGCGGAGGGTAGACGCACTCACGATGGCCTTGAACATATATCGCGGGGTACGGGTGTGCCCATAAAAATACCCGCGGTTCGGGTCGCCCACGTTCGGCCGGCGGACGCCGTTACGCCTCCCCGGACGAACGCCGCGGCGTCCCCCCGCGTCTCACTCGAACGTCGACAGCGTCGTCCGTCGCTGTCGGGCCTCGGGGACGTTCGTGATCAGCACCTCCGCGACCTCGCCGCGGTTGTCGGCGTCGCTGTTGATCGCCCGCGTCGCCTCCACGACGTGGACGGTGAACGCCTCGGCGTCCTCGTACAGCTCCGCGACCGGCGGCGAGTTCGAGAGGACGACCGAGACGCCCATCGCATCGAGGTCGACCGCGAGGTCGCGCAGGCGTCGCTGATCCTCTCTGTCGAATCCCTCGGCGTGGTAGTCGGTGAAGTCCGCGGTCGTCGACACCGGCTCGTACGGCGGGTCGAAGTAGACGAGGTCCCCCTCCGACGCCTCCTCGCGGACGTACTCGAAGTCCCCGTTGTGGATCGCCGTGTCCCGCAACACGTCGTGGAGCGCGCGGATCCGGTCGGCCTGCACCCAGTCGGGGTTGGCGTAGCGGCCGACGGGGACGTTGAACTCGCCGCTGTTGTTCTCGCGGTACAGCCCGTTGAAGCAGGTCCGGTTCAGGTAGACGAACAGCGACGCCTCCCGGAGCCGTTCGTCCGCGGTCTTGTCGTCGAGCTCGTGGAGCTCGTTGAACTCGTCGCGGGCGTCGTAGTAGTACTCCTCGTCGTGCTCGTGGGACCTGTTCTCCGCGATCAGGGCTTCGGGATCGCGGTCGCGGATGACCTCGTACAGCGTCACCAGCCGGTCGTTGAGGTCGTTGATCGAGCCGCCCTCCGGTTCGAGGTGGAAGTAGACGGCGCCGCCGCCGACGAACGGCTCGTGATACCGCTCGAACTCGACGGGGAACCGGCCCGTGATCTCGGGGAGCAGCTGGCGTTTGCCGCCGGCCCACTTGAGGATCGGCTCGACCATCCTGTTGGCGACACTCGCGCGGCGGCGTTCTTAAACGCTGGCAAGCGTCGCGTCGGCGACCCGGACGCGTGGTGCATCCGGCGCAGGGATGTCTCCGCGGCTACGCGGCCCGTCCCGGGCCGTCGACGCCCGCGACCGACGCGTACGCCGCCAGCGCCGCGACGCCGAGGACCAACCCGCCGAACGACTCCGGCCAGGTGTGGGCGCCCGCGAGGGGGCGGGCGACGACCATCCCGAGCGCGACGAGCGCGAGCGGCGCCGCCCGCCGGTCGACGAGCGTCAGGAACCCGGCTGGAACCACCGCGTACAGCACGTGGCTCGACAGGTCCCACACCGGCGTGATCACGAGATGCGGCACGGTGACGGCGACGAGCAACAGGGCGTACTCGGGGACGACCGGCCCCCAGCCGGCCCGTCGCCACCAGCCACGGATGACCAGCAGCCCGACGGCGAGCCCCACGCTTCCGGTGGCGTTGGTCGTCCACGCCGGCGCGGCCGCGAGGAGTACCGGGATCCCTTGATAGACCGCGAACGCGACGACCCAGCCGAACCCGAGTACGCCCAGCCGGGCGGCGACCGCCGCCCACGACCGCCGACTCGACCGCCCGTCCGACCGTCGTAACTCGTAGCCGACGGCCACCAGCCCGCACAGGAGCACGAACAACTCGGGCGCGAACGCCGCGGAGTACGTCGACGCGATCGAGGCGGACATACCGTGACGCAGTCCCCGGGATCTCCCTGGGCGTTTCGGTTCGGGTCGACGCGAGCCGCTCGATCCCTCCCGGTTCCGTCGGTTCCTCCCGATCCCGTCGCCTCCGACCGGCTCCGCTCGGGTCGCGTGCCCGCCGAGCGAACGAGTTACCCGCGTCCACACGAAACGGACGGGTAACTGACCATGGCTCGCAAGGACGACTACTACAACCGGGCGAAACAGGAGGGCTACCGCGCGCGCTCCGCCTACAAGCTCCGGCAGATCGACGAGGAGGTCGACCTGTTCGACACCGGCGACACCGTCGTCGACCTGGGCGCCGCCCCAGGCGGCTGGCTCCAGGTCGCCGCCGAGGAGGTGACCGAGGCCGGCCGCGTCGTCGGCGTCGACCTCCAGCGCATCGACGACCTCGATCACCCGCACGTCGAGACGGTCCGCGGCGACATGACCGAGGAGCGCACGCGCTACTACCTCCGGAAGGCGCTCGGCGTCGACCCGGACCCCGACGAGGACACCGAGCCCGAGCGACCCGTCGACCTGGTCGTCTCGGACATGGCCCCGAACATGACCGGCGAGTATCAGCTCGACCACGCCCGGTCGATCCACCTCTGCCGGCAGGCGTTCGACACCGCGCTCGAACTCCTGAGGCCCGGCGGCGACTTCGTCGTGAAGGTGTTCGACGGCCCCGACCTCGCCGACTTCCGCGAGGACGTGGAGGCGCAGTTCCAGTACGTCCGGGCGTACACGCCGGAGGCGAGCCGGAAGCGCTCCTCCGAGCGCTACCTGATCGCCCGCGGCCGCACCGACTCGCCCGTTGCGGCGGGCGACCGGCTCACGGTCGAGGTGACCGACGTCGGCGAGGAGGGCGACGGCGTCGCCCGCGTCGACGGGTACACGCTGTTCGTCCCCGGCGCCGAGGCCGGCGAGACCGTCGAGGTCGTCGTCGACGACGTGAAGCCGCGGTTCGGGTTCGCCGAGCGCGTCGACTGATCCCCGTTTTCGCGTTGCCGCCTCAGGCGCTCACGCCGGCGGCGTCGCTCTCCTCGCGGCGGACGAGCGCGACCGCCGCGTACACCAGCGGCGTGTCGACCAGCGCGATGAGGAGTTTGAGGACGTACTGCCCGACGACGAGCGAGACGAGCACCGGCGTGGGCAGCGCCGCGCCGACGCCGAAGACGGCGGGCGCGACCGCGAACGCGACGAGCGTGAACACGACGGTGTCGATGAGCTGGCTCGACGCGGTCGAGCCGACGTTTCGCAGCCACAGCGCGTCGCCGTCAGTGAACTCGCGGATGCGGTGGAAGGCGATCACGTCCCAGTTCTGGCTGATCACGTAGGCGGCCAGCGAGCCGAGCACGACGTTCCCGGAGAGGCCGAGCACCGTCTCGAAGGCGGCGGGGTCGACCGACCCCTGCGCCGCCGGCGTCGCGATGGTCGCGAACACCAGCGCCAGCAGGACGAAGTTCATCGCGAACGCGACGTTGACCACCTTCCGGGCGTACGACTTGCCGTACAGCTCCGAGAGGCAGTCGGAGGCGAAGAAGGTGACCGCGTACGCGAGCGTCCCGCCGGGCGCAGTGACGGCGCCGAGCACCGGCAGCGAGACCGCGAGCAGCTTCGCCGAGATGACCTGCGCGGTGACCAGCGCGGCGACGAACAGGGCGGTGAGCACGACCGCCGCCAGCGGCACGTTCAGCCGGCGGGGTTCCGCGACGGCGACGCCGTCGGCGCCGCTCATTCGGCGTCTCCCTCCGTCGCTTGCTTCCCCTCCGTGCCCTCCTCGGCCAGCCGACCGTGGCGCGCGTCGATCTCGTCGAGCACGTCCAGCGTCTTGCGAACCGACGCACGGATCGCGTCGCTACGGTTCACGAACTTCCCGTCGTCGCCGACGTGCTCGTCCAGGTCCGCGAGGAGCTCCCCGGGCATCTCGACGCTTATCTTGGGCATACCACGAGGTTCGTAGGCGAATAATTGAAGCTTCGCACTCGGCGCCGACGCACCGAGCGCGACCGCTCGCGAGAGCCGGGATCGGGCGGGGCGGGTGCTTCCCGAACACGGCGAGCGCGAGCGACGCGGGTGTCCCGTTTCCGGGGGCGAAGGCCTCCGAACGAAGGCGGCGGGCGCGAGCGCGCCGTCAGCGGGTCAGATCGACGGTCGGCTCGGCGAGGTTGCGCCGGCCCCCGAGGGTCAGCACCCACAGGATCAGCAGGCCGACGCCGTAGGCGGCCATCAGCGGGATCGTCACGAGGAACATCGTGAACACGTCCGCCGGGGTGAACAGCGCCGCCACGAGCATGATGCCGACCGTCACCTCGCGCCAGCGCGAGCGCATCGCCTGATACGACACGCCCGTCGTGTTGAGCAGGACCATCAGGACGGGCACGTCCGCGAGGAACCCGATCCCGACGGTGGTGAAGAAGACGAGCCACGCGAAGTCGCTGATGCGGTAGCTGATCACCATGCCGGCCGCGAGCGCGTCGCTCACGAGCCACGAGATGACCGCCGGCGCGATGACGGTGTAGCCGAGCGCCAGGCCGCCCAGGAGCCCCGCCAACAGCGCGGCGACCCAGCCGAACACGACCTGCCTCCGTCCGCGGACGAACCCCCGGTCGCGCAGCGCGGGCCACGCGTAGTACGCCATGAAGGGGAGGACCGCGACGGCGCCGGCGATGGTCGAGATCTTCACCTCGAAGATGAGCGCCTCCACCGGGTGGAGCACGATGACGCCGAAGTTCTCGGCGCCGACGCCGACGATCTCCTCGGGGATGCGGTTCACGAAGTTGTTCTTCACGTCGCCGATCCCGCCGAGATAGAGGAACGCGAACACGCTCGCGAGCGTGACGCCGAACACCGACACCAGGACGAACAGCCGCGAGCGCAGCGACGCGGCGATGAAGGCGAGGTCGTCGTAGTAGCCCCCGATGTCGTCCTCGTCGCGCTCGCCGTCGGTGACCCCCTCGAGGAGCGTCCCGGTCGCGCGCGAGGCCCGGTCGCCGGCGTCGTCCGACAGGCCGGGGATCGACGGGCCGCCCCCGCTCCCCCCCGCGGCGTCGGCGCCCGACGACGACTCGGCGGCCTCGCGAGCCGCCTGCAGTTCGTCGAAGCGGTCCAGCACCGCGCGGGCCTTCGCCGAGTCGCCGGCGGCGGCCGCGCGGTCCGCGAGGTAGTTCACGCGCCGCTCGGAGAGCCCCGCGAACACAGCGTCGGGGGCGCGGCGGACCTCGTCGACCGTGAGTACCTCGATGTCGACGGCGTCGGGGTCGGTGCCCGCGGCGTAGGCGAAGTACAGCCCCAGGAGCCCGGCGAGCAGGAGCGCCAGCCCGATCCCGGCGGCGGCGAACGCGACGAGCGCCGCGGTGCCGCTCACGCCGAGGGCGGCGAGGATCGCTCCCGCGCTCGTCCCGTACTCGACGAGGACCGAGTCGGCCAGCGTCGGGCGCTCGACGAGCACGTAGCCGGCGGCGGCGACGACGCCGGCGATGCCGAGGAGGACGTTCCACAGCGAGCCGAACCGGCCGCGCCAGTCGACGAAGCCCGTGCCCCGACGGATCGCTCCGACCGGGCTCACGTCGCCCGCGAAGAGGTCGCGGGGCGGGCCCGACCGCGCTGGCGCGTCGCCGTCGCCGGCGTCCTCCTCGGCCGCCCCGGCCGCGCCCGCGGCGACGGCCTCGTCGAAGCGGTCGAGGATCGCCTGCGCCTTCCCGGGCTCGTCGGCCTCCATAGCGGTGGAGGCGGCCTCGAGCGCCTCCGGTTCGGTCATCCCCTCGAACGCCTCCGGCGGAGCGGCGCGCACTCCCGTCTCGTCGAGCGCCAGCAGGTCGATCGCGTCGGGGTCGCCGGCGTCGCCGACGACGGCGGTCGTCTCGTCGAGTTCGGCGTACACGTAGTACGCGAGCGCCACGACTGCCGCCGCGATCCCGAGGCCGGCCGCCAGCGCCGCCAGCGCCGGTACCGGGAGATCGGTCGCGAACCGGTAGTTCGTCAGCCCCGTCCCGGCGACGACGCCGTTGACGGCCGCGGCGGCGCCGCGAGCGTAGAACAGGTACACCGCGGCGGCGACGCCGACGCCGACGCCGGCGAGCACGTTCCAGTGGAGCCGCGCGGTCGCGGCCGCGTCGATGCGCTCGCTGCCGCGTCTGGCGGTGACGACGACCTTCGCGAGGTACAGCGACGCGCCGTACAACAGCAGCAGGGGCGCCGCCCACATCACCTGCGTGAACGGGTCCGGCGGCGAGAACACGGCGCCGAACACGAAGATGCCGACGACGGCGTGGCGCCACTTCTCGCGGAACGTCTCGTAGGGGACGATCTCGGCGTACGACAGCCCCGTGATCGCCAGCGGCATCTGGGCGGCGAAGCCGAACGAGAACGTGAGCAGCGCGATGAACTGCGCCCACTTCACGATGGAGTAGGTGGGGAGGATGCCCGCCGAGAGCGCGTTGTTCGCCAGGAACGCGAACATGAACGGGAAGAACACGAGGTAGCCGTAGGCGACCCCGCCGGCGAACAGGCCGACGGCGAGCACGAAGATGACCACGAGCTTCCAGCGGGCGACCGGCGCCTGCGGCCACGCCCCGCGCTCCCGGAGCGCGTCCCGCGAGAAGTACAGCAGCGGCGGGATCCCGACGATGATCCCCACGATCAGCCCGATCTTCGCCTGGAGGAGGATCACGTCGAACGGCGTCTGCGCGATGATCTCCACCTCCTGGCCGGCGGCCTCGCTGAGCTGCGCGCGCGTGACGGACTTGAGGAAGTCCCAGACGTACAGCCGGAGGGCGTAGAACGTCCCCATGAACCCGGCGAGGAAGACGAGGAACACCTTCTGGAGGTCCTTCTGGGCGGACCGGAGCATCGCGCCGGCGGTGGCCCTGCCGTCCGCCAACGACCGTCGGGTGTCCTCGTCGAGCGCGCTCGACATACCGGATGAGAGCGACTTGCCGGTTATCAACCTTTTCAACAACCGCGTCGCGTCGGCGCCTCCGGTGACGCCATCAGAAAAGGCCTATAACGGACCGGTGGCGAACCCCTTCCATGACCGGGGACTCGGATCCGCCCGAGGAGCCGTCGGCCGCGCCCGACGGCGACGGCGACGCCGAGACGGCCGAGTCCACCGACCCCGCGGAGTCCGTCGAGCCGTCGGAGTCCGCGGCCGACGAACACGAGGGCGGTGTCGGCGACGATGTCGGATCCGACGACGATGCCGAACGCGACGACGGCGAGACCGACGACTCGGCCGGGTCCGAGGATCGGCCCACCGACGAGGAGTCGAGAATCGACCGCCGCAGTCCGTTCGAGGACGACGATGACGGCGACGGTGACACCAACGGCGATGGTGACGGCGACAGCGACGGCGACGATACCCACGACAGCAACGACGACGGCGACGGTTCGACGGACGACAGCGATACCGACGGCGTGGACACCGGCGGCGACGACGATGACGGCGGTGACGACGCGACCGGTCGAGGATCGATCGAGCCGGCTCCGACCGCCGGCGAGGCCCCGGCGGTCGACGAGTCGCAGCCGGTGCCCGACGCGGTCGCCGGCGAGCGCTCCGGCGGCGGACAGTCCGCCGCGAACGACGGGAACGGAGGCGGGGGCGCCATGACCGCCGCCGAGAAGGGGATGGAGGCGGTGAACAAGGGCGTCGGCGCGCTCGGCGGCGGCGAGGCCGGCGGCCCCGACTCCGACCAGGAGATGCCGCTGGCCGCGCACATCGAGGAGATGATGCGCCGGCTCGGCATCGTGTTCGGCATCGCCGGCGTCGTCGTCGTCGCGGTGCTGTTGATCGGCACCGTCTCGCCGACCGTGCCGAGCGCCGAGCAGATCATCGAGTTCCTGTGGGACACCCACGTCGGCTTCGAGCAGAACCAGCCCCGCGTGTACGGCCCGCTGGAGTTCCTGCTCACCAAGCTGAAGGTGGCGTCGCTCGCGGGCCTGCTCGTCGGGCTGCCGGTGTTCGTCTACGAGACGTACCGGTTCATGCGCCCCGGGCTGTACCCCCACGAGCGCCGCTACTACCTCGCGGCGGTGCCGACGAGCCTGATCCTCGGGCTCGTCGGCGTCGCGTTCACGCACTTCATCGTCCTCCCGGTCATCTTCGACTACTTCATCAGCTACACCGAGGAGAGCGCGGTGCTCGCGTTCAGCCTCCGGGAGACGTTCAACCTCATCCTCCTGATGATGGGCTACATGGCCGTCGTCTTCCAGATCCCGCTGTTCATCCAGCTCGCCATCATGATGGGGCTGGTGACCCGCGAGTGGATGGAGGACCGCCGGCTGCTGTTCTGGTCGGCGTTCGTCGGCCTCGCGTTCATCGTCTCGCCGGACCCCACCGGGATGGCGCCCATCATCGTCGGCGCGACGATGATCGCGCTGTTCGAGGGGACGCTCGCGCTGTTGCGCTGGACCGGGAACTAGCCGCGGCCACGCCGATCGCGACCCGGCCCGCCTCGGTCGACTGACGGTCCGTCGCTCTCCTGTCACACACCGATCTCCGTGAGCGCCCGCGCCGGTGCCGTCAGGTTCCGCCGACGACGGGAGGCCGCAGATCCGTCCCGAGGGGCGCTTCGGACACCGGTTGCCGTCGTCGGTCGCCACATCCCGACCCCTGCTCGTCCACGGGACAACACTTATATTAGTAGAATCTAATATTAGCATATACTAAAATGAGCAACCAGACGCCGAAACCCGGGACGGACGACGGAGAACGCGGTCGGTCGGCGGGGTGTTGCACGGCGACCCACGACCTGCGCGACGACGACGTCGCCGACGACGTCGAGACGCTCGCGGCGCTGGGCAACGATACGCGCTACGAGGCGCTCCGGCTCGTCGCGAGCGACGAGGACGGGGTCTGCGTCTGCGAACTGGAGCCGTCGCTCGGCGTGAGCCAGAGCGCGGTGAGCCAGGCGCTCTCTCGGCTGTTCGGCGCCGGGCTGGTCGAGCGGCGCAAGGAGGGCCGGTGGCGCTACTACAGCGCGACGCCGCGAGCGAAGCGGCTCCTCGCCGTGCTCGACGAGACGAGAGGGCCCGGCGATGACTGACGGCGAGGACGCGCCGACGACGGACGGCGACGGTCTCGACCCCGCACGGCAGCGAGCCGCCGTGCGGGAGCGGTACGGAGAGATCGCCGAAATCGGCTCGGGGTCGTCGTCGTGCTGCGGCGACGACGGCGGCGA
This genomic stretch from Halobaculum roseum harbors:
- the tatC gene encoding twin-arginine translocase subunit TatC, whose product is MSSALDEDTRRSLADGRATAGAMLRSAQKDLQKVFLVFLAGFMGTFYALRLYVWDFLKSVTRAQLSEAAGQEVEIIAQTPFDVILLQAKIGLIVGIIVGIPPLLYFSRDALRERGAWPQAPVARWKLVVIFVLAVGLFAGGVAYGYLVFFPFMFAFLANNALSAGILPTYSIVKWAQFIALLTFSFGFAAQMPLAITGLSYAEIVPYETFREKWRHAVVGIFVFGAVFSPPDPFTQVMWAAPLLLLYGASLYLAKVVVTARRGSERIDAAATARLHWNVLAGVGVGVAAAVYLFYARGAAAAVNGVVAGTGLTNYRFATDLPVPALAALAAGLGIAAAVVALAYYVYAELDETTAVVGDAGDPDAIDLLALDETGVRAAPPEAFEGMTEPEALEAASTAMEADEPGKAQAILDRFDEAVAAGAAGAAEEDAGDGDAPARSGPPRDLFAGDVSPVGAIRRGTGFVDWRGRFGSLWNVLLGIAGVVAAAGYVLVERPTLADSVLVEYGTSAGAILAALGVSGTAALVAFAAAGIGLALLLAGLLGLYFAYAAGTDPDAVDIEVLTVDEVRRAPDAVFAGLSERRVNYLADRAAAAGDSAKARAVLDRFDELQAAREAAESSSGADAAGGSGGGPSIPGLSDDAGDRASRATGTLLEGVTDGERDEDDIGGYYDDLAFIAASLRSRLFVLVSVFGVTLASVFAFLYLGGIGDVKNNFVNRIPEEIVGVGAENFGVIVLHPVEALIFEVKISTIAGAVAVLPFMAYYAWPALRDRGFVRGRRQVVFGWVAALLAGLLGGLALGYTVIAPAVISWLVSDALAAGMVISYRISDFAWLVFFTTVGIGFLADVPVLMVLLNTTGVSYQAMRSRWREVTVGIMLVAALFTPADVFTMFLVTIPLMAAYGVGLLILWVLTLGGRRNLAEPTVDLTR
- the tatC gene encoding twin-arginine translocase subunit TatC encodes the protein MTGDSDPPEEPSAAPDGDGDAETAESTDPAESVEPSESAADEHEGGVGDDVGSDDDAERDDGETDDSAGSEDRPTDEESRIDRRSPFEDDDDGDGDTNGDGDGDSDGDDTHDSNDDGDGSTDDSDTDGVDTGGDDDDGGDDATGRGSIEPAPTAGEAPAVDESQPVPDAVAGERSGGGQSAANDGNGGGGAMTAAEKGMEAVNKGVGALGGGEAGGPDSDQEMPLAAHIEEMMRRLGIVFGIAGVVVVAVLLIGTVSPTVPSAEQIIEFLWDTHVGFEQNQPRVYGPLEFLLTKLKVASLAGLLVGLPVFVYETYRFMRPGLYPHERRYYLAAVPTSLILGLVGVAFTHFIVLPVIFDYFISYTEESAVLAFSLRETFNLILLMMGYMAVVFQIPLFIQLAIMMGLVTREWMEDRRLLFWSAFVGLAFIVSPDPTGMAPIIVGATMIALFEGTLALLRWTGN
- a CDS encoding ArsR/SmtB family transcription factor, with the translated sequence MSNQTPKPGTDDGERGRSAGCCTATHDLRDDDVADDVETLAALGNDTRYEALRLVASDEDGVCVCELEPSLGVSQSAVSQALSRLFGAGLVERRKEGRWRYYSATPRAKRLLAVLDETRGPGDD